In the genome of Labeo rohita strain BAU-BD-2019 unplaced genomic scaffold, IGBB_LRoh.1.0 scaffold_1169, whole genome shotgun sequence, one region contains:
- the LOC127157696 gene encoding uncharacterized protein LOC127157696 — protein sequence MMSVVRFLLNLCVAAVENDKDAGTRFSTLLSSVCSYKTFPFVEEFDDYDDVQRDFLLDLCSHVKNYETQTGRSFLPALQSVFQSPDEWIIDLSQRKSSVLLEVLKLQTQKKPVDLSGCSEEESEVKSFLQCLPYISQLRLSDLSKSDLSKFLLQLFIKAAEIETQTGEQMLKLLLSVCTSSSDYRWTYIFYESDFLLDLCSHVKNYETQTGRSFLPALQSVFQSPDEWIIDLSQRKSSVLLEVLKLQTQKKPVDLSRMFRGRE from the exons AGAAAATGACAAAGATGCAGGAACAAGATTCTCGACTCTGCTGTCATCTGTGTGCAGCTACAAAACCTTCCCTTTTGTTGAAGAGTttgatgattatgatgatgttCAGAGAGATTTCCTGCTGGATCTTTGCTCACATGTGAAGAACTATGAGACTCAAACAGGCAGGAGTTTCCTTCCAGCATTACAGTCAGTTTTCCAGTCACCTGATGAATGGATCATAGATCTCTCACAGAGAAAGAGCTCCGTCCTCCTGGAAGTGCTGAAACTACAAACACAGAAGAAACCAGTAGATCTGAGCGGATGTTCAGAGGAAGAGAGTGAAGTGAAGAGTTTCCTTCAGTGTCTGCCCTACATCTCACAGCTGAG ATTGTCTGATCTAAGTAAAAGTGATCTAAGCAAATTTCTTCTGCAACTCTTCATTAAAGCAGCAGAGATTGAGACACAGACAGGAGAACAGATGCTGAAACTGTTATTATCAGTCTGCACCAGCTCTTCTGATTATAGATGGacttacatattttatgagAGTGATTTCCTGCTGGATCTTTGCTCACATGTGAAGAACTATGAGACTCAAACAGGCAGGAGTTTCCTTCCAGCATTACAGTCAGTTTTCCAGTCACCTGATGAATGGATCATAGATCTCTCACAGAGAAAGAGCTCCGTCCTCCTGGAAGTGCTGAAACTACAAACACAGAAGAAACCAGTAGATCTGAGCAGGATGTTCAGAGGAAGAGAGTGA